The proteins below come from a single Sander vitreus isolate 19-12246 chromosome 15, sanVit1, whole genome shotgun sequence genomic window:
- the LOC144530623 gene encoding uncharacterized protein LOC144530623, protein MGKEDCPAGSTWDNLIAACYKTHIKPIPEPKPPTEPPLRAMTPTAQASSLMLLSPALWVSVVLVILGSIFALVLWLVIYERQTRHSHTSEEDAEQCQRPLQKAEPPAKIHPAPPETNGQAEMLQGAAWPPLFCPHQHLGAQTGSKWEDGFTACSDLAKHIGTEWGGGQMREHRIPLPATELGGTVLVTTKTV, encoded by the exons ATGGGCAAAGAGGACTGTCCTGCTGGCAGTACGTGGGACAACCTCATCGCTGCATGTTATAAGACCCATATCAAACCCATACCCGAACCTAAACCACCAACGG AGCCGCCGCTGAGAGCCATGACCCCCACTGCCCAGGCCAGCTCACTGATGCTGCTGAGTCCGGCTCTGTGGGTCTCTGTGGTGCTGGTCATTCTGGGGTCCATCTTTGCTCTGGTTCTCTGGTTAGTCATATACGAACGACAGACCAGGCACAGCCACACCTCGG aAGAGGATGCAGAACAGTGTCAGAGGCCTCTTCAGAAAGCAGAGCCACCTGCCAAAATCCACCCAGCGCCTCCAGAGACAAACGGTCAGGCAGAGATGTTGCAGGGAGCAGCATGGCCCCCTTTATTCTGTCCTCACCAGCACCTGGGGGCCCAGACGGGCTCAAAGTGGGAGGATGGCTTCACCGCATGCAGTGACCTTGCAAAGCATATTGGGACAGAATGGGGCGGAGGGCAAATGAGGGAACACAGGATCCCACTTCCTGCCACAGAGCTGGGTGGCACTGTGTTGGTTACAACTAaaactgtgtag
- the gucy2ca gene encoding guanylyl cyclase C, whose product MYSSHSLPYLGVLIMAVVANQMIEDCLNSKYTMNVVVLEDNNYKWSRPFVQAAVEEAIEEDWRENIKHDLDFKLTANYNGFDTSMYNRQGCGSSTCEGVAILKMLHNKGEVGCVMLGPSCTYATFQLVNEEIDLTLSIPIISAGSFGLSCDYKPKLTRILPPARKISDLLLNFMMEILPFKEAPWKHVYVYKKTINPPEDCFWYINALEAHSANFAKETKREMLRGEVELKKELTAEKRRSNIFILCGGLDDIVTIKEKVGPIDENIMFILLDIYNPEYYVNTTSSKGMEDVLVITLPQRNYSLGAQSSFNNTINDYVAGYHDGALLLGKVLREEMLSQRNNKGSRNVPLSDNPFGNASFYGMGGHYVIDEYGDRDVNFSMIYTSTVTGEYKTLLVFDTSQNKTIMTDTNPALRWNGHLPPDEPKNPNDLNLQDVIVIVLSVSVVVVTAIALIFYRQNRKQRLLQKRWSHINPHLIGPLDEKEVSLKIDEDKRKDSTFFSHRGRYDKKPVILKELKHTDGDFTEDQRIELNTLLRIDYYNLTKFYGTVKFEYGVFGVFELCQRGSLRYILNNRISYPDETFMDMEFKISVMYDIAKGMSYLHSSNIEVHGRLKSTNCVVDNRMVVKITDFGCHTILSPGKDLWTAPEHLREGGLSQKGDVYSYAIIAHEIVMRWSPFYTQCCSDPAEKLYRVQYPSGMSFFRPDLNFDGASEREVELFMLIKNCWDEDPERRPDFKRIELSLGKIFSNLHNQASETYMDNLIRRLQMYSRTLERLVEERTSLYKAERDRADRLNFMLLPGPVVKSLKETGRVEPELFEEVTIYFSDIVGFTTLCHYSTPMEVVDMLNDIYKNFDSILDHHDVYKVETIGDAYMVASGLPKCNGDRHAVDIAHMALDMLAFVGTFELLHLPGIPLWIRIGVHSGPCAAGVVGNKMPRYCLFGDTVNTASRMESTGLPLRIHVSQSTINILQRTDCKFEYEKRGETYLKGKGKEMTYWLTGVTGGKYNLPTPPTVENFKLLQQDLAEMIVSSLKNREDGSESFKKRTTLSTKVCQRENSSSLQGDSPPEYFHLAVTDDPSTYL is encoded by the exons ATGTACAGCTCGCACAGTTTACCTTACCTGGGAGTGTTGATAATGGCGGTTGTCGCCAACCAGATGATAGAGGACTGTTTGAACAGTAAATACACCATGAATGTTGTGGTGCTGGAGGACAACAATTATAAGTGGAGTCGACCGTTTGTGCAGGCGGCTGTGGAAGAAGCCATAGAAGAGGACTGGCGGGAGAACATTAAGCATG ATTTAGACTTTAAGTTGACGGCTAACTACAACGGGTTTGACACCAGCATGTACAACCgacagggctgtgggagcaGCACCTGTGAGGGAGTGGCAATACTCAAGATGCTGCAT AATAAAGGTGAAGTTGGATGCGTTATGCTGGGGCCTTCCTGCACTTATGCCACCTTCCAGTTAGTGAA TGAGGAAATCGACCTAACCCTGAGCATTCCCATCATCTCTGCTGGGAGCTTCGGCCTCTCATGTGACTATAAGCCCAAACTGACCCGAATTCTGCCTCCGGCACGCAAGATCTCAGACTTATTATTGAACTTTATGATGGAAATCTTGCCATTTAAGGAAGCTCCTTGGAAGCATGTCTATGTCTACAAGAAGACCATTAACCCACCTGAGGACTGCTTCTG GTACATTAACGCATTGGAAGCACACTCTGCCAACTTTgccaaagagacaaaaagagagatgcTGCGTGGGGAAGTTGAGCTAAAGAAGGAACTTACCGCTGAAAAAAGACGCAGCAACA ttttcatcTTATGTGGGGGCCTTGACGACATTGTTACAATAAAGGAGAAGGTGGGCCCGATTGATGAGAACATCATGTTTATTCTCCTCGATATTTACAA CCCTGAGTATTATGTCAACACAACATCCAGTAAGGGTATGGAAGATGTACTGGTGATCACTCTGCCACAGAGGAACTACAGCCTTGGAGCACAATCATCGTTCAACAACACG ATAAATGACTACGTGGCTGGGTATCATGATGGGGCGCTGCTGTTGGGCAAAGTGCTCAGAGAGGAAATGCTCAGTCAACGAAATAACAAGGGATCCCGTAATGTGCCTCTGAGTGACAACCCTTTTGGAAACGCCTCCTTTTACG GTATGGGGGGACACTATGTGATTGATGAGTATGGTGACAGAGATGTTAACTTCTCTATGATTTACACATCAACTGTAACTGGcgag taCAAAACCCTGTTAGTGTTTGACAcatcacaaaataaaaccataatGACAGACACAAACCCTGCCCTGCGCTGGAATGGTCATCTTCCTCCTGATGAGCCAAAAAATCCAAATG ACTTAAATTTGCAGGATGTGATTGTGATCGTTCTGAGTGTCAGTGTTGTCGTGGTGACAGCCATCGCTCTCATCTTCTACAG GCAGAACAGGAAACAGCGTCTTTTGCAGAAGAGGTGGTCCCACATCAACCCTCATCTGATTGGTCCGCTGGATGAGAAGGAGGTCTCTCTGAAG ATTGATGAAGATAAGAGGAAGGACAGCACCTTCTTCAGTCACCGAGGCCGCTATGACAAGAAG CCTGTCATCTTGAAAGAGCTGAAGCACACGGACGGAGACTTCACCGAGGACCAGAGGATTGAGCTTAACACT CTGCTGCGCATAGATTACTACAACCTGACCAAGTTCTACGGCACGGTGAAGTTTGAGTACGGAGTGTTTGGGGTGTTTGAGCTCTGTCAGAGGGGCTCCCTCAGG TACATTCTGAACAACAGGATCTCCTACCCAGATGAAACCTTCATGGACATGGAGTTTAAGATATCAGTCATGTATGACATAGCAAAG GGCATGTCATACCTCCACTCCAGTAACATCGAGGTCCACGGTCGCCTCAAGTCGACCAACTGTGTGGTCGACAACCGCATGGTGGTCAAGATCACTGACTTTGGCTGTCACACCATCCTGAGCCCAGGCAAAG ACTTGTGGACGGCCCCAGAGCATCTTCGTGAAGGTGGGCTGTCTCAAAAAGGCGATGTCTACAGCTATGCCATCATTGCTCATGAGATCGTTATGCGGTGGTCCCCATTCTACACACAGTGCTGCTCTGATCCTGCAG AGAAGCTCTACAGAGTGCAGTATCCCAGTGGGATGAGCTTCTTCAGACCTGACCTTAACTTTGACGGTGCATCAGAGAGGGAGGTCGAG CTGTTCATGCTGATAAAAAACTGCTGGGATGAAGACCCAGAGCGAAGGCCAGATTTTAAGAGAATAGAGTTATCGTTGGGTAAGATTTTCAG TAACCTGCATAACCAAGCCAGTGAGACTTACATGGACAACCTGATCCGTCGCCTGCAGATGTACTCCAGGACTCTGGAGCGTCTGGTGGAGGAGAGAACCTCTTTGTACAAAGCTGAGAGGGACAGAGCTGATCGCCTCAACTTTATGCTACTTCCTGG CCCGGTGGTGAAGTCACTGAAGGAGACGGGCAGAGtggaaccagagctgtttgagGAGGTGACCATCTATTTCAGCGACATTGTGGGATTCACCACCCTCTGCCACTACAGCACCCCCATGGAGGTGGTCGACATGCTCAACGACATCTACAAGAACTTTGACAGCATCCTTGACCACCATGATGTCTACAAG GTTGAGACAATAGGAGATGCGTACATGGTTGCATCAGGTTTGCCCAAATGTAACGGCGACAGGCATGCAGTGGACATCGCCCACATGGCCCTTGACATGCTGGCATTTGTCGGGACGTTTGAGTTGCTACACCTGCCTGGCATTCCTCTGTGGATCCGTATCGGTGTGCATTCAG gACCGTGTGCAGCAGGAGTGGTGGGGAACAAGATGCCTCGCTACTGTCTTTTCGGAGATACAGTCAACACTGCATCACGCATGGAGTCCACGGGCCTGC CTCTGAGAATTCATGTCAGCCAGTCCACCATCAACATCCTGCAGAGGACAGACTGCAAGTTTGAGTATGAAAAAAGAGGAGAGACCTACCTGAAG GGTAAAGGCAAAGAGATGACATACTGGTTAACAGGAGTGACTGGGGGAAAATACAACCTGCCAACACCACCAACAGT GGAGAACTTCAAGCTGCTACAGCAGGACCTGGCGGAGATGATCGTGTCCAGTCTGAAGAACCGGGAAGATGGGAGCGAGAGCTTCAAAAAGAGGACGACCCTGTCCACCAAAGTCTGCCAGAGAGAGaacagcagcagcctgcagggGGACAGCCCGCCAGAGTACTTCCACCTGGCTGTCACTGACGACCCCAGTACCTACCTGTGA